TGAGACAAAAAACATTTCCACTAATTAGTTTTGGTCGAAATATGCGGGTTCTTCGTGATGAGTTTTTTAGATGGCTAGAATCAATGTCTCAAATACAATGACAATCATTATAAAACTTAGAGCATGTGTTTATACTGTTGATGATCACGTGCTTACCTAATGTAAATTGGAGGTAAGTAAAAATGGCAAGTATTAAAACAAAAGGAAGTGGAAAGAACAAACGATGGATTGTTCGTTATGACGGAGAAAGGGATCCTCAAACCCTGAAAAGGAAGCAATTGCAGAAATCGTTCAAATCTAGTAAGGAAGCAGATCAATTTGTTGCCTTAATCACACTTCAGGGAATGAATCAATTTGGCTCTCTTCAGATTGCAAATGGAACCAAATCTGAAGATGAACCCGTAGAAGTGCCTTTTCATGTCTATGCTAAAAATTGGTTTGAAGTAGAATACTTTCAAAAAGTTAGACCTAATACCTTTAAATCTCGTCGGTTTTATTTAGAAAAACAAATTATTCCTTTCTTTGGGGATAAAGCTTTTTCTTTAATTACTGTAAAAGATATTAAAGAGTTTTATGCTCAATTAAAACGAAATGGATACGAGCAAAAAACCATTAGCAGTATCCATAAATTTCTGTCAAGTTTGTTTAATTCGGCTGTTGAGAATGGGGATTTAGGCGAGAGCCCGATGAATGCTATGAAGAAAAAACCTAAAGACCCTACGCGAATTGCAAATCCATGGAATTATACAGAAGTTGTACAATTTCTAGAGGTTGCGGAAAAAGAAGATAAGGATCTGATGTATGACTTTACACTTTCTACAGGATTAAGACAAGGAGAAGTCCTTGCACTCCCTTGGTTTAATATTGATTTGGAACATTGTACTGTAACTGTAACTAGAAGCGTGTCTTTTGGTGAAAATGGGGAGCCAGAACTTATACCAAAAGCTCAAGATAGCTATCGAACAATCTCTTTCTCTAGCCATCTAATTGATAAGCTGAAAAAACACAAAGAAAAACAAGATCAGATGAAAAAGCGGTTTGGAGAGCATTATCAGCATGAATTAGATTTGGTGTTTCCAGTCAATCATGGTGGATTCCAGAACCCTTCAAATGTCCGTAGACAGTTGTATAACTTAATGAAAAAAGCAAAAGTACGTCGAATTACTTTTCACGATCTAAGACATACACACGCTAGTTTGCTAATTCGAAGTGGGGCTCAACCAAAACTTATACAGACACGTTTAGGGCATAAAGTTATTGAAACGACATTCAAATACTATGGGCATTTATGGCCTAATGCAGACCAAGAGGCGATAGTAAACCTTGAGAAAGAGTTGAAAAAACATAGAAAACCAAAAGATGATCCAAATCAAATGTGAACTTCTGTGAACTTGAATGGTTTTGAGGAAAGAAGTGTAAAAAAGAAAAATAGAAAAAACCCTTGGGCAACAAGGGTTCCGGAGTATGGAGCATAGGGGGCTCGAACCCCTGACCTCTACGCTGCCAGCGTAGCGCTCTCCCAGCTGAGCTAATGCCCCGTATTATGAATCGACAATAGCTATTTTACAAGCTTTTTACGCAATTTTCAAGAGAAAAATAAACCCAAAAACGGCTTCTAATAGGAAGCCTTTTTTAAGTTAAATATCCATTATTTTAAGTATTGAGCCAAAGGGAGGCAGCCGTCAGCCGATCAGGACCATTACCTGATTCAACTGAACGCAAGGTAGATGAAAAAGGTGCTTGACCCTCACTCTGTAACGCGCTAACACGCCGAGGGTCAAGCATTTCTTTTTTGTTTTATTAAGGATTCACAATCTCAACATCACTCTTCTTGACGAATCCAACCCGATGATTAAAGAAGATTTGATAATATTCATCTTGTCCTTTTAACACTTGATTGGTATCTGGATCATTAAAGTATTTAGCATGGTAGTAATCAGATTGAATCGGTCCAGTGGACACATAGAATTGGCCAGCTGGAATTTGGTATAATACTTCAGCGTTTCCTTTGGCCCAGTCTGCGATACCAGTTCCTTCATAAGCAGCATCTTCTGGGTAAGCAGCACCGTAAACAGGAATGGAATCGTGACCTGCCTTAGGCGTGATCAACATGCCGCTGCCTGGAACCGCAAATTGATTATTAGGATTGTAGAACCAAGCCTTTTGTCCGCCATAATGAATCGCCGTCCAATCTCCTACCTGATCTGCTTTGTAGTAGCTTTGTCCAATCGCTGCCTTGTTGCCCCAGTCATTAATGCGATTTGTTCCGCCATTTATAATATGAGGATCTTTGATAAGCGGAGCATCAAAGCTAGGCTCTGTATAAAGCTGGATTAAGCTTGAAGACTTAGGTTCTTGAACAACCCCTCCGTAAGTAAATGTCGGCATATTGGTGTTGTAATTCGGTGAAATTGTTACAATGTTACTTTCTTTGTCTCCATCACTTGGATTAATCGGTGCCCCCAACAGATTAAAGAAGTGGGACCAATCCCAGTATGCCCCTGGATCCCAGTGCATTCTAGTCTGTCTGTAAGGAGATAATCCAGGAACTTCGTCATGGCCTAAAATGTGCTGTCTATCAAGAGGGATGTCATATTTTTCTGCTAAGTATTTCACTAGTTTTGCAGAGGAGCGGTACATTTGCTCACTATACCAATCATACCCTGTAGCAGCATAGCCTTCATGCTCAATACCGATCGAGTGCATATTAAAATACCAGTTTCCTGCCTGCCAAGCTACATCTTCAGGTTTTACCATCTGTGTAATTTTTCCGGTGGTGGAGTCTATGACGTAATTGGCGCTTACATATGATTTATTCCGAAAGTGGTTAATGGCCGATTGTGCACTGCCTTCAATATTATGGATGATAATATAACGAATTTCCAGACCATCATAAGGACGATTAGCAATGTCATAATTTCCGTAATCAGTAGAGGTGCTAGAAAATTGCTCGTACCTTGCAGGGATGAATGAGCACTCCAAACCATTTGGACAATCCGCACCCGTGAATTTTGCATTTCGGAGGGGGATATTGTCGGCCGTGCTTTTATTCGGTGTAACTGATTTAGGCTGCAATGTTACTTTTTGTCCATTGATTGTATATCTTTCAGCTCCGCTTTGAATCGTCGCATAAACTTCATCAGCAAACTCATCTGCAACACCTTTAACATCAGATCCGCTGTATTTGACTATAGCTCCATACCAATCAGCTGGATTAGAAGGGATTTCGCCGACTGTTTCCTTTGCATACTCTGCAAGTAATGCAGCTCCACCGCGGATGTTTTGTTCAGAATCATTTTTTAATACTTCAATGTCTGTATCAAGTAACTCAGCTGCTTTATCTAGTGTATTAATAGAAGAAACATCGGCTCCGAGGGAAGTAGCATTTTCTTCGGCAGTAACGTTCTTTCCGTTTGCGTCCTGATGACCTTCGATATGCACAAGGTTCATAACTCCATAACCGCCAACTTCGCTGTGGCCCTTGTGGTGATCCCATCGAGATTGATTATACGCTACAGCCATAAGAACACTTTGCGGTACCCCAAATTCTTTAGCGGCCATTTCAAAAGCTTTTTGCAATTGAGAGGAATCTGTTGTATCTGTAGCTGCAGCACTATCTTTGGTTGATGACATTATTCCTAAGTAAACGAAAACCAAACTAACAGCCAATCCAACAATTAGGAACAATTTTGTCAATTTTCCGACATTATTTGTCATGGTACGGCCTCCTCTATATATTGATAAATATGAAATTCTAAATATATAGAAATAATCCTGCGCGGCTATGGAAAAATACGCCAAATTACCCTTTAGAAACAATTGGTGAATTCAATTGATAGGCATAAAGTATTTTTCTTCGAAAGGAAAAATAGGTCTTTTATCATCGGTGTCTATTTAATCGGACGAACTAGATTGCTATATTCGATAAAGAAAACTTGGCTAGTGCCAAGCTTTTAGGCACTTGCATAGTTGCACTTATACTTTATTCCTAAAAATTTTCACTACGTCGAATCTACCTCTTTGCTAAAATTTTATACTTTAAAGCAAAAAAAGAGCGACTTCAAAATTGAAGTCGCTGTCTAGTGAAAGCGTATATCTTACGTAAGCGTTATCCCCAAAAATTAAAAACATAAGAATGCTGAGGTACTTTTTTAAGCATAGTGCCATTCTTCGCATAATTACTATGCCAAGAAAGGGCTTTTTCAAGCACATGAGGCGTTTGTCCGCCTTTTTGCAAGGCTTCCTGGTAGTACTCGCGCAATTGGTCTCGATACATCGGGTGTGCACAATTATTAATAATGCGTTCAACCCGCTCTCTAGGAGCCAAACCGCGCAAGTCGGCGTAGCCCTGTTCGGTCACAATTACGTCAACATCATGCTCGGTATGGTCGACGTGTGGAACAAATGGTACGATACTGGAAATGTTCCCGCCTTTTGCAATCGATTTTGTGACAAAAATGCCAAGGAGTGCGTTACGGGCAAAATCACCAGACCCGCCAATTCCATTCATCATGTTGGTTCCCATTACATGTGTTGAATTGACATTTCCATAAATGTCTACTTCGAGTGCCGTATTAATGGAGATGAGTCCCATTCGGCGAATGAGTTCCGGATGGTTTGAAATCTCTTGTGGTCTTAAAATTAATTTGTCGCGATATTTCTCAAAATTGGAGAAAACCTGACCCATTTTTTCAGATGACAATGTAATCGAGCAGCAAGAGGCAAAGCTCACTTTACCAGCATCGATTAATTCAAAAACGGCATCCTGAAGGACCTCGGAATATACCTGTAAATCCTCGAACTCTGAATCTAGCAATCCGTTTAATACAGCATTGGCTACAGAGCCAATTCCTGATTGAAGCGGAGCTAACGACTCTGTTAATCTTCCGGCTTCGATTTCGGAACGTAAGAAAGAAATCAGATGCTGCGCCATAATGACAGTTTCTTCGTCTGGCGGTACGATTGTTGATGGAGAATCTGCTTGGTTTGTAAAAACAATCCCTCTGATTTTTTCTGGGTCCACTTTAATTCCAATCGAACCAATCCGATCATTCGGTTTTGTCAATGGAATCGGCTGTCTCTCTCCTTGTTTCCCAGGATCATACAGGTCATGGATACCTTCAAGCGCTTCTGGCTGTGCCATATTAATTTCCACAATGATTTCCTTGGCATGTTTGGCAAATATATACGAATTCCCTACGGATGTAGTAGGAATAATTGTGCCATCCTCTTGAATCGTAATCGCTTCCAAAATTGCGAAATCAATAGGTTCTAATACATTGGATCGAACCAATTCAGAGGTATGGGATAGGTGTTGATCTACAAATAAGAAATCTCCTTGATTGATTCCTTTACGCATTATTGCATCCGCCTGGAAAGGAAGACGTTTATTCAGTATGCCTGCTTCAGCGAACAATTTATCAATATCAGAGCCAAGAGAGGCACCTGTAAATACATTTACTTTAAGTGGTTCTTTTCTTGCCCGTTCCACTAAAGCAAAAGGAACCGCTTTCACATCACCGGCACGTGTAAAACCGCTTAATCCAAGTGTCATACCGTCTTTAATCCAAGAAGATGCTTCATCAGCAGATACAACACGCTGATTTAGGTGCTCGTTACGAATACGATTGTAAGCGCTCTCCATTTTATCAACTCCTTACTCATTTGTTCCATTTTAACGAATGTTTAGAAGTAAGAAGGAGTTTGCGGATGAAATCCAAGAAAAATAGGATAAAACAGAAAATTCTATACTTCACTTATTGAATTTAAAACCTCAGCAATTTTCTAAAATAGCTGCTATAGGTTTGACTTACTGGAACACGATCGCCGTTTTTCATTTTTAATAAAAAGGTAGAATGGGTATCAGGGTAAATATCCTTTATATGCTTTACATTTACTATAAAAGACCGATGGCAGCGAATAAAATCTTCTTTCGGCAGACTAAATTCAAATTCGTTCAAGGTATCTTTATGGATTCCTGAAATGTCTGCTGTATATACATGGGTTTTCTTGTGTTTTGCCTCAATGTACAAAATGTCAGCAAACGGAACAGGAACCCAGCCTTCATTGACACGAATTGTAACAACGCTTGTCCCGCTTGTAAGAGTTGGAAAAATAGCGGTTACACACCCTTCAAGCTTCCCGTCGTTAAAGACAGGCACAGCCATCCCATAGTAGGGAGTACCAAATACGTCCCGATTGATAAAAGAAGAAACCTTTTTTAATTCAGTTAGAGCTTTATATGTAATGGTCCCCTCTTTTACAGGATCTCCAGGTTTTATTTTTAAATCGATTCGTTTACTGGAGCGATAATATATGTATTTGTCAGTATTTGAAACTGCAATTGAGGTTTCATCTGAAAAGAGTTCACTAACTATATCAAGGAGGGTGGCTGGTTTAATATCTTTCATGTCTAAGCACGGCCCTTTCTAGAAAATAGTGGTTTTCTTTCATATAACTATTTTATTTTATCTGCATTTTCCCTTTTTGTCTTTTATTAAATATGGATTCTGCAGTATTTTAATTGGCTGCTGGAATGTTGCTGGATGGAACGGAATCTTTGTTATAGTTAGATTTAGTTAAATTTCAATATTTAGACAATATCTTCAAAATAATGACATTCTGCGGATTTCGACTTTGAGGATTCACGACTATATGGGAGGATATGGGTCCTATTCACCATATACCGCCTATCTGCTTGTGCTAATCAGGGGATATCAGGAATATTCCACTTAAACGCTATTTTATCCATTTTGTGGATGAATAGGGTTGTTTTATATAATAAAGATGTCGTTTAAATCCGACACAAACAGGGAGTGTTCAGGCTATTCGAGTATAGTTGGTTAATTAGGCAGCCATCCATTCATCTTTCATTTCCTCAAAATTGCTTACCGAGATAAAAAATCCAGAGGCGCCCTTCAATTATTCTCTCAATACTACTTTTTTCATAAAACACAGAAATCGGTGATTCTGCTTAAAGCTTATTAAGGAATCATTGGAATTAATATGAGAAAATTTGTGGTTTCAGGGATAATGGCAAGGGGTATAGAAAAAAAGCCTTTTGAAGAAATGGAAAGATTAGTGCGAAATCTAGATTTATATCCGATTTTCAAGTTTACCATGACCAATCAAAGCAATTATTATTACTCCACTCTTAACTGCTCACCCCTCGTTTTTTAGATCTTATCTAAAAATCTCAATTCTTACCGTTTTCAAGCTTCCTATATTAATAGGAAATAATTTGTTATAGGAGGAAGGTTTAATGAAGAAAAGTTTATTCGCCATGCTTTCAATTATGCTCATCGTACTAGCAGGATGCTCAAGCAGTGCTGATGGCGGCAAAATTGACAAAATTGTTTTTGCGGATGCTGGGTGGGATAGTATACGATTTCATAACAGTGTTGCCCAATTCATTATTGAGGAAGGAATGGGCTATAAAACCGATGTAACAACTGGTTCAACAGCTGCAACTCTTCAAGGATTACGCCAAGGGGACATTAATGCTTATATGGAAGTTTGGACTGATAACGTAAAAGATGTCTATAACGAAGCAATTGAAGCTGGTGACTTTGTAGAAACATCTGTTAACTTTGATGACAATGTCCAAGGTCTTTATGTTCCAACTTATGTAATCGAAGGGGATCCGGAACGAGGAATTGAACCTGTTGCCCCAGATTTGAAAACAGTGGAAGATTTGAAAAAGTATCCAGACTTATTTGCTGATCCAGAGGATCCGGATAAAGGCCGAGTAATTGGAGGTCCAACTGGATGGGCCGTAAGTGAGCAAATTGAAATGAAGATGGACACATACGGACTAAGTGACAGCTTTAATTATGTAATGCCAGGTTCTGATTCTGCACTTGTCGCTTCTCTATCTGACGCCTATGAAGCAGGTGAGCCTTGGGTTGGCTATTACTGGTC
This genomic window from Bacillus oleivorans contains:
- a CDS encoding helix-turn-helix domain-containing protein; amino-acid sequence: MVKTKENYPVVLKASDIAEILGVSEPTAYKLMRQKTFPLISFGRNMRVLRDEFFRWLESMSQIQ
- a CDS encoding site-specific integrase, whose amino-acid sequence is MASIKTKGSGKNKRWIVRYDGERDPQTLKRKQLQKSFKSSKEADQFVALITLQGMNQFGSLQIANGTKSEDEPVEVPFHVYAKNWFEVEYFQKVRPNTFKSRRFYLEKQIIPFFGDKAFSLITVKDIKEFYAQLKRNGYEQKTISSIHKFLSSLFNSAVENGDLGESPMNAMKKKPKDPTRIANPWNYTEVVQFLEVAEKEDKDLMYDFTLSTGLRQGEVLALPWFNIDLEHCTVTVTRSVSFGENGEPELIPKAQDSYRTISFSSHLIDKLKKHKEKQDQMKKRFGEHYQHELDLVFPVNHGGFQNPSNVRRQLYNLMKKAKVRRITFHDLRHTHASLLIRSGAQPKLIQTRLGHKVIETTFKYYGHLWPNADQEAIVNLEKELKKHRKPKDDPNQM
- a CDS encoding N-acetylmuramoyl-L-alanine amidase, with amino-acid sequence MTNNVGKLTKLFLIVGLAVSLVFVYLGIMSSTKDSAAATDTTDSSQLQKAFEMAAKEFGVPQSVLMAVAYNQSRWDHHKGHSEVGGYGVMNLVHIEGHQDANGKNVTAEENATSLGADVSSINTLDKAAELLDTDIEVLKNDSEQNIRGGAALLAEYAKETVGEIPSNPADWYGAIVKYSGSDVKGVADEFADEVYATIQSGAERYTINGQKVTLQPKSVTPNKSTADNIPLRNAKFTGADCPNGLECSFIPARYEQFSSTSTDYGNYDIANRPYDGLEIRYIIIHNIEGSAQSAINHFRNKSYVSANYVIDSTTGKITQMVKPEDVAWQAGNWYFNMHSIGIEHEGYAATGYDWYSEQMYRSSAKLVKYLAEKYDIPLDRQHILGHDEVPGLSPYRQTRMHWDPGAYWDWSHFFNLLGAPINPSDGDKESNIVTISPNYNTNMPTFTYGGVVQEPKSSSLIQLYTEPSFDAPLIKDPHIINGGTNRINDWGNKAAIGQSYYKADQVGDWTAIHYGGQKAWFYNPNNQFAVPGSGMLITPKAGHDSIPVYGAAYPEDAAYEGTGIADWAKGNAEVLYQIPAGQFYVSTGPIQSDYYHAKYFNDPDTNQVLKGQDEYYQIFFNHRVGFVKKSDVEIVNP
- a CDS encoding acetyl-CoA hydrolase/transferase family protein, which translates into the protein MESAYNRIRNEHLNQRVVSADEASSWIKDGMTLGLSGFTRAGDVKAVPFALVERARKEPLKVNVFTGASLGSDIDKLFAEAGILNKRLPFQADAIMRKGINQGDFLFVDQHLSHTSELVRSNVLEPIDFAILEAITIQEDGTIIPTTSVGNSYIFAKHAKEIIVEINMAQPEALEGIHDLYDPGKQGERQPIPLTKPNDRIGSIGIKVDPEKIRGIVFTNQADSPSTIVPPDEETVIMAQHLISFLRSEIEAGRLTESLAPLQSGIGSVANAVLNGLLDSEFEDLQVYSEVLQDAVFELIDAGKVSFASCCSITLSSEKMGQVFSNFEKYRDKLILRPQEISNHPELIRRMGLISINTALEVDIYGNVNSTHVMGTNMMNGIGGSGDFARNALLGIFVTKSIAKGGNISSIVPFVPHVDHTEHDVDVIVTEQGYADLRGLAPRERVERIINNCAHPMYRDQLREYYQEALQKGGQTPHVLEKALSWHSNYAKNGTMLKKVPQHSYVFNFWG
- a CDS encoding LytTR family DNA-binding domain-containing protein, with the protein product MKDIKPATLLDIVSELFSDETSIAVSNTDKYIYYRSSKRIDLKIKPGDPVKEGTITYKALTELKKVSSFINRDVFGTPYYGMAVPVFNDGKLEGCVTAIFPTLTSGTSVVTIRVNEGWVPVPFADILYIEAKHKKTHVYTADISGIHKDTLNEFEFSLPKEDFIRCHRSFIVNVKHIKDIYPDTHSTFLLKMKNGDRVPVSQTYSSYFRKLLRF
- a CDS encoding ABC transporter substrate-binding protein, translated to MKKSLFAMLSIMLIVLAGCSSSADGGKIDKIVFADAGWDSIRFHNSVAQFIIEEGMGYKTDVTTGSTAATLQGLRQGDINAYMEVWTDNVKDVYNEAIEAGDFVETSVNFDDNVQGLYVPTYVIEGDPERGIEPVAPDLKTVEDLKKYPDLFADPEDPDKGRVIGGPTGWAVSEQIEMKMDTYGLSDSFNYVMPGSDSALVASLSDAYEAGEPWVGYYWSPTWVTAQYDLTLLEEPEYDPEVFDDNAGTEFPPNDVTTAVHKDLTEQAPEVVEFLKHYETSSDLTEEALSFMTENEASADEAAIWWLKQHEDLWTGWVSEEVAEKVKAALENA